In a genomic window of Vigna angularis cultivar LongXiaoDou No.4 chromosome 6, ASM1680809v1, whole genome shotgun sequence:
- the LOC108343142 gene encoding LRR receptor-like serine/threonine-protein kinase GHR1, translating to MKPFNFLVLSLYFFSVVGQLPSQDILALLEFKKGIKHDPTGYVLSSWNEESIDFDGCPSSWNGVLCNGGNVAGVVLDNLGLSADTDLSVFSNLTKLVKLSMSNNSITGILHGSIAEFKSLEFLDISNNLFSSSLPLEIGMLSSLQNLSLAGNNFSGPIPDSVSEMASIKSMDLSRNSFSGELPVSLTKVTSLVSLNLSHNSFTGKIPKGFELIPALENLDLHGNMLEGNLDVEFMLLSSASYVDLSENMLSSSDSKQKFLPRLSESIKHLNLSHNKLTGSLASGVAEPVFENLKVLDLSYNQLDGELPGFDFVYDLQVLRLSNNRFSGFIPNGLLKGDSLVLTELDLSANNLSGPLSIITSTTLHSLNLSSNQFTGELPLLTGSCVVLDLSNNKLEGNLTRMLKWGNIEFLDLSGNHLMGTIPEETPQFLRLNYLNLSHNSLSSSLPKVLTQYPKLIVLDISFNQLDGRFLSGLLTMPSLQELHLENNVISGSINFSSSPDQSDLQILDLSHNQLNGYFPDEFGSLSGLKVLNIAGNNFSGSLPTTIADMNSLDSMDISDNHFTGPLPNNTPKGLQNFNASGNDLSGLVPEVFRKFPSSSFFPGNSKLHFPNGPPGSTAPAEGSKKKHLNTIVKVIIIVSCVVAFFILILLAVFIHYIRISRSPPEYDTSKDVHRPPQPIISAPVRTTDRGGALVVSAEDLVATRKESPSEVISSDEKMAAVTGFSPSKQSHFSWSPESGDSFTGENLARLDTRSPDRLIGELHFLDDSITLTPEELSRAPAEVLGRSSHGTSYKATLENGLLLRVKWLREGVAKQRKEFVKETKKFANIRHPNVVGLRGYYWGPTQHEKLILSDYISPGSLASFLYDRPGRKGPPLTWMQRLKIAVDVARGLNYLHFDRAVPHGNLKATNVLLDTTDMNARVADYCLHRLMTQAGTIEQILDAGVLGYRAPELAASKKPMPSFKSDVYAFGVILLELLTGRCAGDVISSEEGGVDLTDWVRLRVAEGRGSECFDATLMPEMSNPVVEKGMKEVLGIAMRCIRSVSERPGIKTIYEDLSSI from the exons ATGAAGCCATTTAACTTTTTAGTGTTATCTTTGTATTTCTTCTCCGTGGTGGGGCAGCTTCCTTCTCAGGATATTTTAGCATTGCTGGAGTTCAAGAAAGGCATCAAACACGACCCCACTGGCTATGTGCTCAGTTCCTGGAATGAGGAATCCATTGATTTTGATGGATGCCCGTCTTCATGGAATGGAGTTTTGTGCAATGGTGGTAATGTTGCTGGGGTTGTCCTTGATAACTTGGGTCTCTCTGCTGACACAGACTTGAGTGTGTTTTCCAATCTCACCAAGCTTGTGAAACTCTCCATGTCCAACAATTCCATAACAGGAATTCTACATGGCAGCATTGCGGAGTTCAAAAGCCTTGAATTCCTGGATATTTCCAATAACCTCTTTTCCTCATCTTTGCCATTAGAAATTGGTATGTTAAGCAGTCTGCAGAACCTGTCTTTGGCTGGAAATAATTTCTCTGGTCCAATTCCGGACTCAGTGTCAGAAATGGCTTCCATCAAGTCCATGGATTTGAGCCGCAACTCTTTCTCCGGAGAGCTGCCAGTGTCGTTGACCAAGGTGACTAGCCTTGTATCTCTTAACTTGTCTCATAACAGCTTCACTGGAAAAATTCCCAAAGGTTTTGAGCTGATCCCTGCTCTTGAAAATCTTGACTTGCATGGTAATATGCTTGAAGGTAATTTGGATGTTGAATTTATGCTTTTATCGAGTGCCAGCTATGTTGATTTAAGTGAGAACATGCTGTCTAGTTCTGATTCCAAGCAGAAGTTTCTACCGCGACTATCTGAAAGTATTAAGCATCTGAATTTAAGCCACAACAAGCTTACTGGATCATTGGCCAGTGGAGTTGCAGAACCGGTTTTTGAAAACTTGAAAGTGTTAGACCTCAGTTACAATCAGTTGGATGGAGAATTGCctggatttgattttgtttatgatCTCCAGGTCCTCAGGCTTAGCAACAACAGGTTTTCAGGATTTATTCCTAATGGCCTACTGAAAGGAGACTCTTTGGTTTTAACTGAACTGGATTTGAGTGCCAACAATCTCTCTG GGCCACTGAGCATAATTACATCAACAACACTTCACTCTCTTAACCTCTCATCAAATCAGTTCACTGGCGAACTGCCACTGCTGACTGGAAGCTGTGTTGTACTTGATTTGTCAAACAACAAATTAGAGGGAAATTTAACTAGGATGTTGAAATGGGGGAATATAGAATTTCTTGATCTCAGTGGCAATCATTTGATGGGGACCATACCTGAGGAAACTCCTCAATTTTTGCGtctaaattatttgaatttatccCATAATTCTCTTAGCAGCTCCCTTCCAAAAGTCTTGACACAGTATCCAAAGCTGATAGTTCTTGACATTAGTTTCAATCAATTAGATGGACGGTTTCTATCTGGTCTGCTCACAATGCCCTCTTTGCAAGAGCTACATCTTGAAAATAACGTGATCTCTGGTTCCATCAATTTCTCATCTTCTCCTGACCAATCCGATCTTCAGATTCTTGATCTTTCTCACAACCAGCTTAATGGCTATTTTCCTGATGAGTTTGGGTCATTAAGTGGCCTTAAAGTGCTAAACATTGctggaaataatttttctggCTCTCTTCCAACCACCATTGCTGACATGAATTCACTTGACTCAATGGATATATCAGATAATCATTTTACTGGTCCTCTACCAAATAACACGCCAAAGGGGCTCCAAAACTTCAATGCTTCTGGAAATGATCTATCTGGACTCGTCCCAGAAGTTTTTAGGAAGTTTCCTagttcttctttctttcctgGTAATTCCAAGTTACATTTTCCAAATGGTCCTCCGGGATCAACTGCACCTGCTGAAGGTTCCAAGAAGAAGCATTTGAACACCATTGTTAAAGTAATAATCATAGTGTCATGTGTGGTTGCATTCTTCATATTAATCCTGCTGGCAGTCTTCATACACTATATACGTATATCAAGATCTCCACCAGAATATGATACAAGTAAGGATGTCCACAGGCCTCCTCAACCAATTATCTCGGCTCCTGTTCGAACTACTGATAGGGGTGGTGCTTTGGTTGTTTCAGCTGAGGACCTTGTGGCCACACGCAAAGAGTCACCATCTGAGGTAATCAGCTCTGATGAAAAAATGGCAGCTGTAACGGGGTTCTCTCCATCAAAACAAAGCCACTTTTCATGGTCACCAGAATCTGGTGATTCATTCACTGGTGAAAATCTTGCAAGACTAGATACGAGGTCACCAGATCGGTTGATTGGAGAGCTGCATTTTCTTGATGATTCGATAACATTGACACCAGAGGAGCTCTCGAGGGCCCCAGCTGAAGTTTTGGGAAGAAGTAGTCATGGTACTTCTTACAAGGCCACTCTGGAGAATGGTTTGTTGTTGAGAGTGAAGTGGTTGAGAGAAGGAGTAGCAAAACAGAGAAAAGAATTTGTCAAGGAAACCAAAAAATTTGCCAACATCAGACATCCAAATGTTGTGGGATTGAGAGGATATTATTGGGGCCCTACACAGCACGAGAAGCTCATCCTTTCAGATTACATCTCACCAGGAAGTCTTGCAAGCTTTCTTTATG ATCGACCAGGAAGAAAAGGTCCACCTTTAACTTGGATGCAGAGACTCAAAATAGCAGTTGATGTAGCACGTGGCCTGAACTATCTCCATTTTGATCGTGCCGTCCCTCATGGGAACCTCAAAGCCACAAATGTGTTGTTAGACACAACTGATATGAATGCACGTGTCGCCGATTACTGTCTTCACCGGCTCATGACTCAAGCAGGTACTATTGAACAGATTCTCGATGCTGGGGTCTTGGGTTATCGTGCACCCGAGTTAGCTGCCTCCAAGAAGCCAATGCCCTCCTTCAAGTCAGATGTTTATGCTTTTGGAGTTATACTTTTGGAACTTCTAACCGGAAGGTGTGCTGGTGATGTGATATCTAGTGAGGAGGGAGGTGTTGATCTGACAGATTGGGTGAGGTTGCGTGTGGCAGAAGGCAGAGGCTCAGAATGTTTTGATGCTACCTTGATGCCAGAAATGAGCAATCCTGTTGTAGAGAAGGGAATGAAGGAGGTCCTTGGAATAGCCATGCGATGCATTCGATCAGTTTCTGAAAGGCCTGGCATCAAAACTATATATGAAGATCTCTCTTCTATATAG